One stretch of Harmonia axyridis chromosome 1, icHarAxyr1.1, whole genome shotgun sequence DNA includes these proteins:
- the LOC123688804 gene encoding putative glutaminase 2 isoform X2 — MFNKIEEQKKIDGSNFYNGVTVEKFKEITQSNIRLITSAFESELVVPNWTEFQKDIGELFTKCKANEEGAVATYIPQLGQVDPKNWALSICTVDGQRFNLGNFKEYFTIQSVSKPFTYAIALDNLGEEAVHRYVGKEPSGRMFNELILNHENKPHNPMINPGAIVVCSLIHSMVQSFGGKPSLVFENTKNYFDKLGGVLHVGFNTSVYISEQEAADRNYAISFYLKEHKCFPPESRLGDTLKFYFRCCSLEVNTNILALMGATLANSGINPITSERIFKASSVKNTLSLMYSCGMYDYSGEFAFEVGLPGKSGVSGAMVIAIPDVMGIGLWSPKLCRLGNSIRGIQFCKELVKQYPYHQYDNQRIFPDHADRRKVISESDKNIMTTFEILSAAAGGHLHTLKKFYLYGINLGLKDYDGRTALHLAAAEGHLNCVDFLLNYAQVKMDTADRWGQTPLMVAQTNNQTNIVSFLKSYKPTDKKIDNKKKTTKNVGVNIPSDEPDFNPLDLHQRPSDKPKKDDGT, encoded by the exons ATGTTTAATAAAATTGAGGAACAGAAGAAAATAGATGGCTCAAATTTTTATAACGGTGTCACTGTAGAAAAGTTCAAAGA GATAACCCAGTCAAATATTCGACTAATAACCAGTGCTTTTGAAAGTGAACTAGTCGTTCCAAATTGGACAGAATTTCAGAAAGATATTGGCGAACTTTTTACAAAGTGTAAAGCAAATGAAGAAGGAGCA GTAGCAACATATATTCCTCAACTTGGACAAGTGGATCCAAAAAATTGGGCTCTTAGCATATGTACGGTTGATGGTCAGAGATTCAACTTAGGCAATTTCAAAGAGTATTTTACAATACAATCAGTTTCTAAGCCATTCACTTATGCAATTGCTTTAGACAACTTAGGAGAAGAAGCTGTTCATAGATATGTTGGTAAAGAACCTAGTGGACGCATGTTTAACGAGTTGATTTTGAATCATGAGA ACAAACCCCACAATCCAATGATCAATCCAGGAGCAATTGTTGTATGTTCTCTAATACATAGTATGGTGCAAAGTTTTGGTGGTAAACCAAGTTTGGTGTTTGAAAAcaccaaaaattattttgat AAATTAGGTGGAGTTCTCCATGTTGGGTTCAACACATCGGTGTACATATCAGAACAAGAAGCCGCAGACAGAAATTATGCTATCTCCTTCTACCTCAAGGAACACAAATGTTTTCCACCCGAATCAAGATTAGGTGATACTTTGAAATTCTATTTCAGG TGCTGTTCACTAGAAGTCAATACAAATATTTTGGCATTGATGGGAGCCACGCTTGCAAATTCTGGTATTAATCCAATAACATCGGAGCGTATCTTCAAAGCCAGCAGTGTTAAGAATACCCTTTCTCTAATGTACAGTTGTGGCATGTACGATTACTCTGGCGAATTTGCTTTTGAA GTTGGACTGCCTGGAAAATCAGGAGTGAGTGGAGCAATGGTAATTGCCATTCCAGATGTTATGGGAATAGGATTATGGTCGCCTAAATTATGTAGACTTGGAAATAGTATAAGAGGCATACAATTTTGCAag gAACTAGTGAAACAATATCCTTATCATCAATATGACAATCAAAGAATCTTCCCAGATCATGCTGATAGAAGAAAGGTAATATCTGAAAGTGACAAAAACATCATGACTACTTTCGAGATACTGAGTGCAGCAGCTGGTGGTCATCTGCACACTCTTAAAAA ATTTTATCTCTATGGGATCAACTTAGGATTAAAAGACTATGATGGCAGAACTGCTTTACATTTGGCTGCTGCTGAAGGTCATTTAAATTGTGTGGACTTTTTACTCAATTATGCTCAGGTTAAGATGGATACGGCAGATAGATGGGGTCAAACACCACTCATGGTTGCTCAGACCAATAATCAAACAAATATTGTTAGTTTTCTCAAGTCTTATAAACCTactgataaaaaaattgataacaaaaaaaaaacaactaaaaATGTCGGGGTGAATATTCCTTCAGATGAACCAGATTTTAATCCACTGGATCTTCATCAAAGACCAAGTGATAAACCAAAAAAAGATGATGGTACTTGA
- the LOC123688807 gene encoding integrator complex subunit 14: protein MPTVILLDVSLSMTKPIETIDKLETSPKQLAILGINAFLDQMCLSTKLEFISLMCFSSLYEEKCPFTRDYNSIRAALQNIDDYDKTCIETALHGVNRIILGEWGNNTACEIVLVTDSSIGIGPTSLKGSLATLHQRTTKNPFPVPFNFPARLHIVCITPPDDPCFVRAKPLYQKLIDLAGYESSLSVPDQLGEGGVTSLFQRLAEKIYTPFNGTLKCGNLKSKIMLYPAPSHSTQVANIPCENYKISDTIEVLGFIPVPDIGSPMAVSRHLILHAIDAKNPMAMETEIDLTIDDDMVEEGRTPSFCVLLHGALKVENMAALVALQSSCPHWFGFIYSWADTKKKSNLMLTLLPGPYSVPWLGDLKNLGCAEQFDQCGSFPIKPAEKRSYSQNGVVWIRPSGLQSDIQKILRHARKLPEKTQQFYKELNRLRKAAISLGFLELLLALATIFEQECLSLPGNVHPDCAVQLHHAANVLKQTQSQDIKFVITPYVANYNV, encoded by the exons ATGCCGACTGTAATTTTACTGGACGTTTCCTTGTCAATGACTAAGCCTATAGAAACTATTGATAAATTAGAAACTTCACCGAAACAGTTAGCAATACTTGGAATAAATGCTTTCTTAGACCAGATGTGCTTAAGTACGAAATTGGAATTCATTTCTTTG ATGTGTTTCTCTTCTTTATATGAAGAAAAGTGCCCATTCACCCGAGATTATAATTCTATCAGGGCAGCTCTACAAAATATTGATGACTATGATAAGACTTGTATTGAAACAGCTTTACATGGTGTAAATCGTATAATACTGGGGGAGTGGGGAAATAATACGGCATGCGAA ATTGTGTTGGTTACCGACTCTAGTATAGGTATCGGACCAACTTCTCTAAAAGGGTCTTTGGCTACTCTACATCAAAGAACTACGAAAAATCCATTTCCAGTTCCTTTCAATTTCCCTGCTAGACTACATATTGTTTGCATCACACCACCAGATGATCCTTGTTTTGTGAGAG ccAAACCACTTTatcaaaaattgattgatttagCTGGATATGAGAGTTCTTTATCTGTTCCTGACCAATTAGGCGAAGGAGGCGTTACGTCGTTGTTCCAAAGACTTGCTGAGAAGATTTATACACCATTCAACGGTACACTAAAATGTGGAAATTTGAAATCTAAGATTATGCTTTATCCTGCTCCTTCT CATTCCACCCAAGTCGCCAATATTCCTTGCGAAAATTATAAGATATCGGACACCATAGAAGTTCTTGGTTTTATTCCTGTTCCTGACATCGGTTCTCCAATGGCAGTCAGTCGACATCTAATCCTTCATGCTATTGATGCCAAAAATCCTATGGCCATGGAGACAGAAATAGATTTGACTATTGATGATGATATGGTAGAAGAAGGAAGGACACCTTCTTTTTGTGTCCTCTTGCATGGAGCCTTGAAGGTTGAAAATATGGCTGCGCTAGTTGCTCTACAATCTAGTt GTCCTCATTGGTTTGGATTTATATACTCATGGGCAGATACCAAGAAGAAGTCTAATCTTATGTTAACTCTACTACCTGGACCATATTCGGTTCCTTGGTTGGGCGATCTCAAGAATTTAGGATGTGCTGAGCAATTTGATCAATGTGGTTCTTTCCCTATAAAACCGGCAGAAAAAAGAAGCTATTCACAAAATGGCGTAGTGTGGATAAGACCGTCAGGTTTACAATCCgatattcagaaaattctcaGACATGCTAGGAAATTACCTGAGAAAACCCAGCAATTCTACAAG gaattgaacAGACTGAGGAAAGCTGCAATATCTCTTGGCTTTTTGGAATTACTTCTCGCCTTAGCCACTATATTCGAGCAAGAATGTTTGTCCCTACCCGGTAATGTGCATCCAGATTGTGCTGTGCAACTACATCATGCTGCTAATGTTTTAAAACAAACTCAAAGTCAAGACATCAAATTTGTGATCACTCCATATGTAGCCAACTATAATGTATGA
- the LOC123688808 gene encoding tRNA (adenine(37)-N6)-methyltransferase, giving the protein MMDESSCDFANLQNQLQLARNEINNLRQQLTTLKYEQKKMCKEISNKLVNFKCNSCKSNSNAIQPSTSKNGISDPNNGDFKYIGTIHTEFPSKRGVPRQPNLCSEAIGKLVLNSDVFTNPHHALEGLEKFSHMWILFHFHQTEATHIPAKISPPRLNGMKVGVFGTRSPHRPSPIGLSLVKINEISGNIITFNGVDMMDQTPVLDIKPFIPHYDVPNSVAYGYSSSERSAWMNPSEAGGSSEEYNMIRQFENEPTPQNSESRTLVGQESIRDMVPGASVNNDRRNSSSNDSANLRMVEREAPDGEEEDSVTNINTNPNVSSRSGYPYNGEILVPRWLDNPVVPTLTVKFRMSAKVQLRQFGSEEQTKKKIIENILSQDPRSIYLREQQRDSEFVFRIAGVYVCCIFDDSQRTVFVNKILMADEYGPNERISPQT; this is encoded by the exons ATGATGGATGAATCAAGTTGTGATTTTGCTAATTTGCAAAACCAGTTGCAATTAGCCAGaaacgaaataaataatttgag GCAACAATTAACCACATTGAAATATGAACAAAAGAAAATGTGTAAAGAGATCTCCAATAAGTTGGTCAATTTCAAGTGCAACAGTTGTAAATCAAACTCAAATGCAATTCAGCCGTCTACATCTAAAAATGGAATATCAGATCCCAATAATGgagatttcaaatatataggAACCATACACACAGAATTTCCCTCAAAAAGAGGTGTTCCAAGGCAACCGAATCTGTGCAGTGAAGCAATAGGAAAGCTAGTGCTCAATAGTGATGTGTTTACAAACCCTCATCATGCATTAGAGGGCTTGGAAAAGTTCTCTCACATGTG GATTCTTTTTCACTTTCATCAAACGGAAGCAACACATATACCCGCTAAAATTTCCCCACCAAGACTTAACGGAATGAAAGTGGGAGTTTTTGGAACACGATCACCACATAGGCCATCTCCAATAGGTTTATCATtagtaaaaataaatgaaatatctgGTAATATAATTACTTTCAATGGGGTAGATATGATGGATCAAACACCAGTTTTGGATATTAAACCATTTATACCACATTATGATGTACCAAATTCAGTGGCATATGGATATAGTTCCAGTGAAAGATCTGCATGGATGAATCCaa GTGAAGCAGGTGGGTCATCTGAAGAATACAATATGATAagacaatttgaaaatgaaccAACACCCCAAAACAGCGAATCTCGAACATTAGTAGGCCAAGAAAGTATCAGAGACATGGTTCCAGGAGCTAGTGTTAATAATGATAGAAGGAACTCTTCATCAAATGATAG CGCAAATTTAAGAATGGTAGAACGTGAAGCACCTGATGGAGAAGAGGAAGACTCTGTTACCAATATTAATACAAATCCAAATGTATCATCGCGATCAGGTTATCCATATAATGGCGAAATTCTAGTACCTAGATGGTTGGACAACCCAGTGGTGCCAACACTAACTGTGAAATTTAGAATGTCAGCAAAAGTTCAGTTACGTCAATTTGGATCAGAG GAACAgacaaaaaagaaaattattgagaATATATTGTCCCAAGATCCACGTTCTATCTACTTGAGGGAACAACAGAGAGACAGTGAATTTGTGTTCAGGATAGCAGGGGTATACGTTTGTTGTATCTTTGACGATTCTCAGCGAACAGTTTTTGTCAACAAAATATTGATGGCTGACGAATATGGTCCCAATGAACGAATTTCTCCTCAAACATAA
- the LOC123688803 gene encoding dnaJ homolog subfamily C member 2 codes for MGEARRSQKLCTTVAVRYRFIWKPIGNGEKELQFLPHKVRKLKHIPPVPVEPEELKPEDVEYLDDVEYLRSLDPKEWKHQDHYKVLGIPTLRIKATDEIIRIAYRKKVLKHHPDKRKAKGEEIKSDDDYFTCITMANETLGNALKRRSYDSVDPEFDNNIPLPSEIKNNFFEVGSYYFELNSRWSEKRNVPKLGGPDSTREEVEKFYNFWYNFKSWREFSYEDEEDKEKCTDRDERRYVDKLNKAERLRKKKEEMARIRALVDLAYNNDPRIGKFKQEDKDRKLAAKRAKQTAAQIKKDEAERALKEALLAKEKADAAERARIETKRQEREIQKKALKKERKALRDICKANNYYADNPDQNLTHITALESICENMNVNELEQLNKEIKNKGKSAFLKAITKVNNMIEKERKAVLEASKPKSAENKNSNSTQVMPEWNEENMQLLVKTVTMFPPGTNQRWEVVANFINQHGKFNKNTSKFTAKMVLAKAKELQNTDFSKNNLKAEANKQAFDNFKKNKNKKNVLQVNENGISKKMEEMKIDDKNSKPVEQKNNKVESTPWTTEEQLLLEQALKTYPAATAERWDRVAECIPNRTKKECIKRYKELVETVKAKKAAQAAVNSVK; via the coding sequence ATGGGGGAAGCCAGACGATCTCAAAAATTATGTACAACTGTAGCTGTCAGATACCGCTTTATATGGAAACCAATTGGAAATGGAGAAAAAGAACTTCAATTCTTACCCCATAAAGTGCGCAAGCTGAAGCATATCCCACCTGTACCAGTTGAACCTGAAGAATTGAAACCAGAAGATGTGGAGTACTTGGATGATGTAGAATATTTGAGAAGCCTTGATCCTAAGGAGTGGAAACATCAAGATCATTACAAAGTATTGGGGATACCAACATTAAGAATAAAAGCTACTGATGAAATAATTAGAATTGCATATCGCAAAAAGGTACTTAAACATCATCCAGACAAACGGAAAGCTAAAGGAGAAGAAATCAAAAGTGATGATGATTATTTTACATGCATAACTATGGCTAATGAAACGTTGGGTAACGCTTTGAAAAGAAGGTCTTACGATTCTGTGGATCCAGAGTTTGATAATAATATACCACTTCCTAgcgaaatcaaaaataatttttttgaagtgggctcttattatttcgaattgaattcaAGGTGGTCTGAGAAACGAAATGTTCCAAAGTTGGGTGGACCTGATTCTACTAGAGAAGAAGTTGAAAAGTTTTATAATTTCTGGTACAATTTCAAATCATGGAGGGAATTCTCTTATGAAGACGAAGAAGATAAGGAGAAATGTACAGATCGTGATGAGAGAAGATATGTAGATAAATTAAATAAAGCAGAacgtttgagaaaaaaaaaagaagaaatggcGAGAATTAGGGCATTAGTAGATTTAGCATACaataatgatccaagaataggCAAATTTAAACAAGAGGATAAAGATAGGAAACTTGCTGCTAAGCGAGCCAAACAAACTGCTGCTCAAATTAAAAAAGATGAAGCTGAAAGAGCTTTAAAGGAAGCACTATTAGCAAAAGAAAAGGCAGATGCCGCTGAAAGAGCAAGAATCGAAACAAAAAGACAAGaacgtgaaattcaaaaaaaagctTTAAAGAAGGAACGCAAAGCTTTACGAGATATATGTAAAGCTAATAATTATTATGCTGATAATCCTGACCAGAATTTAACACACATAACAGCATTAGAATCAATTTGTGAAAATATGAATGTAAATGAATTAGAGCAATTGAACAAGGAAATTAAAAACAAAGGTAAAAGTGCTTTCTTGAAAGCAATAACCAAAGTAAATAATATGattgaaaaagaaagaaaagcCGTCCTTGAAGCAAGTAAGCCAAAATCagctgaaaataaaaactcCAACAGTACACAGGTGATGCCAGAAtggaatgaagaaaatatgCAGCTTTTAGTAAAAACAGTTACTATGTTCCCCCCTGGCACTAATCAAAGATGGGAAGTGGTGGCTAATTTTATCAATCAGCATGGCAAATTCAATAAGAATACTAGTAAGTTCACGGCTAAAATGGTTTTAGCTAAAGCGAAAGAGCTTCAGAACacagatttttccaaaaataatttgaaagcaGAAGCTAATAAACAAGCATTTGATAACTTcaaaaagaacaaaaacaaaaagaacGTTTTACAGGTGAACGAAAAtggtatatcgaaaaaaatggaaGAAATGAAGATTGATGATAAAAATTCTAAACCAGTGGAACAAAAGAATAATAAGGTAGAATCCACACCTTGGACTACTGAGGAACAGCTTCTTTTAGAACAAGCATTGAAGACCTATCCTGCTGCTACCGCAGAACGTTGGGATCGAGTAGCTGAGTGCATACCTAATAGAACTAAAAAAGAGTGTATAAAGAGGTACAAGGAGTTGGTGGAAACTGTTAAGGCTAAAAAAGCTGCTCAGGCAGCTGTTAACTCAGTGAAATGA
- the LOC123688805 gene encoding nicalin, giving the protein MWVEEIDEFFKGYLPYYVLLFLPIFILISPINPVQASHEFPVYRMHHFDLNGLSHGSRGASINLEARSITNWKSARHCVVTKMKDLSVGQLRDVLTKAGALLILIPSDLSSLSSDEKEHLSSLESALMNQETSIPVYFIRDSPEFEHIFAEIAENSVANDLKKSAAEALFSSVAANGYQIVVSPGTPNIKKDVKISTIQGQLVANNIKDEKISTIAVVAHYDSFGIAPELSFGADSNGSGVVILLELIRLFSELYGDPKTHGKFNLIFLLSGGGKINYMGSKKWLEDQLDSLDGSIIQDASYVICLDTLANSDSLYMHVSKPPKEGTSSHSFFRELKTAAGQHSNVTVEGVHKKINLADDILAWEHERFSIRRLPAFTLSTVKNFRDNSRNTIFDVKSTVNMDRLENNARLIAEAIAKHVYNVSKEAILGEVININRGHMEAWLDVISSQPRSTQILSNKDNYLVKIFKDYFDQHLVDTKVYYASPDKRDPEFNFYDITKSVVNIYSVKPAVFDLFLTVAIAVYLTVIYFFVQKFSLFYEVACSLTVKKKTK; this is encoded by the exons atgtGGGTGGaagaaattgatgaatttttcaaaggATATCTACCTTACTATGTTTTACTTTTTTTACCTATTTTCATTCTTATATCTCCTATAAATCCGGTTCAAGCTTCCCATGAATTTCCTGTTTATCGAATGCACCACTTCGATTTGAATGGATTATCTCATG GAAGCCGAGGAGCCTCCATAAATCTTGAGGCAAGATCTATCACCAATTGGAAATCAGCTAGACATTGTGTTGTtacaaaaatgaaagatttgTCAGTTGGTCAATTAAGAGATGTTCTTACCAAAGCAGGAGCTTTATTGATTTTAATTCCTAGTGATTTGAGTAGCCTATCTTCTgatgaaaaagag CATTTATCATCGCTTGAAAGTGCTCTCATGAACCAAGAGACCtctatacctgtttatttcatTAGAGACTCTCCAGAATTTGAGCATATTTTTGCTGAAATAGCGGAGAATTCAGTTgcaaatgatttaaaaaaatctgCAGCTGAAGCCCTATTTTCTTCAGTGGCTGCTAATGGTTATCAAATTGTTGTCTCACCTGGAACTCCTAATATTAAGAAAGATgtcaaaatatcaacaattcaAGGACAGCTTGTTGCTAACAATATCAAAGATGAAAAAATTTCCACTATTGCCGTTGTGGCTCATTATGACAGTTTTGGAATAGCACCT GAATTGTCTTTTGGTGCTGATTCTAATGGTTCTGGAGTGGTGATCCTTCTAGAACTGATCAGACTTTTCTCAGAGTTATATGGAGatccaaaaacacatggaaaatTCAACTTGATATTCCTTCTATCTGGAGGTGGAAAAATCAATTATATGGGAAGTAAAAAATGGTTAGAAGATCAATTAGATTCTTTAGATGGATCAATCATTCAG GATGCATCATATGTCATATGTTTAGATACACTAGCAAATAGTGACTCCTTATATATGCATGTCTCTAAACCTCCTAAAGAAGGGACATCTTCACACTCCTTCTTCAGAGAACTGAAAACAGCTGCTGGACAGCACTCAAATGTTACCGTAGAAGGagtacataaaaaaattaatttagctGATGATATATTGGCTTGGGAACATGAAAGATTCAGTATTAGGAGATTACCAGCATTTACTTTATCCACAGTGAAAAATTTCAGAGATAATtctagaaatacaattttcGATGTAAAAAGTACAGTGAATATGGATAGATTAGAGAATAATGCAAGATTGATTGCTGAAGCCATTGCAAAGCATGTTTATAATGTTTCCAAAGAAGCCATATTAGGAGAGGTCATT AATATAAATAGGGGCCATATGGAAGCCTGGTTGGATGTGATAAGTAGCCAGCCTAGATCAACCCAAATACTTAGTAATAAGGATAATTATCTTgttaaaatattcaaagattattTCGACCAACATCTAGTTGATACCAAAGTTTATTATGCAAGTCCCGATAAGAGGGATCCAGAGTTCAATTTTTATGATATTACCAAAAGTGTAGTCAACATTTATAG TGTCAAGCCAGCAGTCTTTGACCTTTTCTTAACTGTAGCAATAGCAGTTTACCTTACAgtaatttatttctttgtacAAAAATTCTCATTGTTTTATGAAGTGGCATGCTCTTTAACTGTGAAAAAAAAGACTAAGTAA
- the LOC123688804 gene encoding putative glutaminase 2 isoform X1, giving the protein MISLSKRIGQFIFKNISFHTWPQKNYTPRRVKEFFEEGKSDKIFNLLKNPDTNLLLIPKFISELDALGLKDDDPRLEQMFNKIEEQKKIDGSNFYNGVTVEKFKEITQSNIRLITSAFESELVVPNWTEFQKDIGELFTKCKANEEGAVATYIPQLGQVDPKNWALSICTVDGQRFNLGNFKEYFTIQSVSKPFTYAIALDNLGEEAVHRYVGKEPSGRMFNELILNHENKPHNPMINPGAIVVCSLIHSMVQSFGGKPSLVFENTKNYFDKLGGVLHVGFNTSVYISEQEAADRNYAISFYLKEHKCFPPESRLGDTLKFYFRCCSLEVNTNILALMGATLANSGINPITSERIFKASSVKNTLSLMYSCGMYDYSGEFAFEVGLPGKSGVSGAMVIAIPDVMGIGLWSPKLCRLGNSIRGIQFCKELVKQYPYHQYDNQRIFPDHADRRKVISESDKNIMTTFEILSAAAGGHLHTLKKFYLYGINLGLKDYDGRTALHLAAAEGHLNCVDFLLNYAQVKMDTADRWGQTPLMVAQTNNQTNIVSFLKSYKPTDKKIDNKKKTTKNVGVNIPSDEPDFNPLDLHQRPSDKPKKDDGT; this is encoded by the exons ATGATTAGTTTGAGTAAAAGAATTGggcaattcattttcaaaaatattagtttCCATACTTGGCCTCAAAAGAACTATACCCCACGTAGAGTTAAGGA GTTTTTCGAAGAAGGAAAAtctgataaaatattcaatcttCTTAAAAATCCTGATACCAATCTACTACTTATCCCAAAATTCATAAGT GAATTAGATGCCTTGGGATTGAAAGATGATGATCCTCGATTAGAACAAATGTTTAATAAAATTGAGGAACAGAAGAAAATAGATGGCTCAAATTTTTATAACGGTGTCACTGTAGAAAAGTTCAAAGA GATAACCCAGTCAAATATTCGACTAATAACCAGTGCTTTTGAAAGTGAACTAGTCGTTCCAAATTGGACAGAATTTCAGAAAGATATTGGCGAACTTTTTACAAAGTGTAAAGCAAATGAAGAAGGAGCA GTAGCAACATATATTCCTCAACTTGGACAAGTGGATCCAAAAAATTGGGCTCTTAGCATATGTACGGTTGATGGTCAGAGATTCAACTTAGGCAATTTCAAAGAGTATTTTACAATACAATCAGTTTCTAAGCCATTCACTTATGCAATTGCTTTAGACAACTTAGGAGAAGAAGCTGTTCATAGATATGTTGGTAAAGAACCTAGTGGACGCATGTTTAACGAGTTGATTTTGAATCATGAGA ACAAACCCCACAATCCAATGATCAATCCAGGAGCAATTGTTGTATGTTCTCTAATACATAGTATGGTGCAAAGTTTTGGTGGTAAACCAAGTTTGGTGTTTGAAAAcaccaaaaattattttgat AAATTAGGTGGAGTTCTCCATGTTGGGTTCAACACATCGGTGTACATATCAGAACAAGAAGCCGCAGACAGAAATTATGCTATCTCCTTCTACCTCAAGGAACACAAATGTTTTCCACCCGAATCAAGATTAGGTGATACTTTGAAATTCTATTTCAGG TGCTGTTCACTAGAAGTCAATACAAATATTTTGGCATTGATGGGAGCCACGCTTGCAAATTCTGGTATTAATCCAATAACATCGGAGCGTATCTTCAAAGCCAGCAGTGTTAAGAATACCCTTTCTCTAATGTACAGTTGTGGCATGTACGATTACTCTGGCGAATTTGCTTTTGAA GTTGGACTGCCTGGAAAATCAGGAGTGAGTGGAGCAATGGTAATTGCCATTCCAGATGTTATGGGAATAGGATTATGGTCGCCTAAATTATGTAGACTTGGAAATAGTATAAGAGGCATACAATTTTGCAag gAACTAGTGAAACAATATCCTTATCATCAATATGACAATCAAAGAATCTTCCCAGATCATGCTGATAGAAGAAAGGTAATATCTGAAAGTGACAAAAACATCATGACTACTTTCGAGATACTGAGTGCAGCAGCTGGTGGTCATCTGCACACTCTTAAAAA ATTTTATCTCTATGGGATCAACTTAGGATTAAAAGACTATGATGGCAGAACTGCTTTACATTTGGCTGCTGCTGAAGGTCATTTAAATTGTGTGGACTTTTTACTCAATTATGCTCAGGTTAAGATGGATACGGCAGATAGATGGGGTCAAACACCACTCATGGTTGCTCAGACCAATAATCAAACAAATATTGTTAGTTTTCTCAAGTCTTATAAACCTactgataaaaaaattgataacaaaaaaaaaacaactaaaaATGTCGGGGTGAATATTCCTTCAGATGAACCAGATTTTAATCCACTGGATCTTCATCAAAGACCAAGTGATAAACCAAAAAAAGATGATGGTACTTGA